From Cydia pomonella isolate Wapato2018A chromosome 26, ilCydPomo1, whole genome shotgun sequence, one genomic window encodes:
- the LOC133531911 gene encoding uncharacterized protein LOC133531911 isoform X2: MGKKRKNSAKKGGNRFFRWIRSDLPDEEDKKSPVLLLGVNKISDSPFVRRRSTEPHTSGSIRFFRPPKSKYTRGLHGDERLEKIRQDLQTHKQRPERYIPDKHEVSLEPEDKNCLRLSCVGNCICDRKRSSNRGSFSFHRPDRTSESFNTERKDSESDIEFKYTEHIPDTEPCTSKQNSYNITPKSTERRHFLLANLNERFRKTLSLDSRKIETNRVPLSLPKETRPKSLVNTSNICVQQFKTGDPFANTNFDKTNQPKKKRKSFFSLDAFFDKKSDTSSVDDYCSSKYKRFELESDDSPLFRRDLSKNREKTPDLLNLPVIIDSVRKKQSDTKRQLEKLESHFYRSLNKQTVIDAVPKDATDVQGPSGHTNHIYVDDDDVEYIEPIRSNFTSQSTLILDKNLTGDLTLKPDSILTINTDETDIKLPSSTVSPKSNEVRIIDNDLDSIGAYEVEVKESDLLKACAKELTVKVMDKSVDSIGSCSLDVDASTDFSDTTSGSLNLLTPSSTTSRIRDFTSRIQERASAQPFSSPRPTPIITPARTPEDLTPTPKRSDNLLKPPPKVHVDSGSHRSRGHHKKRDEIPHKKPSYLNLACSVNGYTNLTTYDSKLRQDINKSREASPIRPITHTYQYKSENNSLLVPVPVSANKLLVPTFGPHDTRADLTAKAPAKAHTDPYLATSPLHAFMAAENKQLKNDFLGPSMTTTSRTFMSTESKSFATAMLHKTDEVDNATFKSSYSETNFRKTTSNGKESRFMNSESYTISSNGVSKRMEITKENGETLTSPMKSFIQQRVERLYGPGALAQGFFNQKRQSRSEEEESRILTEKSLNCSREYSHRRSSDESDFSTNGDEPNLPVLRHLRPEFRAQLPILSPKKNFKAESPQKADIPKPEKTEDVKVVTNGVSVISLDSSELVNEVKDSNGVSVNGGEVVEDAHYFLDLEKKETERLIALAVTAEKELENLKEGEVSEEVLGLLRSASGKARLLATQKMQQFQGLCYNNINSRGDEQFPTTVSDLRGFWDMVCLQVRHVDALFEQLAVLKSNGWREPSPVTAARSTPAAAPARARPRAAPPQPQNEKARLAAEKREADRKAMLEHRRRVARERQLAAAAGPSRQQHMGLEGSQEVEIFVGKTSKPSKVQPLGDCRSNQSEDSIQS, encoded by the exons ATGGGGAAAAAGAGAAAGAATAGCGCTAAGAAAGGAGGCAACAGATTTTTTCGCTGGATCAGGag cGACTTACCAGATGAAGAGGACAAGAAATCCCCCGTCCTGCTCTTAGGCGTGAACAAAATATCCGATTCACCGTTTGTTCGTCGACGATCCACCGAACCTCACACATCTGGCTCCATCCGGTTCTTCAGACCCCCCAAGTCCAAGTACACCCGTGGTCTCCATGGAGACGAAAGGCTGGAGAAGATCAGGCAAGACCTTCAGACACACAAGCAAAGACCTGAGAGGTACATTCCAGATAAACATGAAGTGTCTTTAGAGCCTGAAGACAAAAACTGTCTCAGACTCAGCTGCGTCGGTAATTGTATCTGTGATAGAAAGAGATCATCCAACCGAGGCTCTTTCTCTTTTCATCGGCCCGACCGAACTTCAGAAAGCTTTAACACTGAGAGAAAAGACTCAGAAAGCGATATCGAGTTTAAATATACCGAGCACATTCCTGATACTGAACCTTGTACAAGTAAACAAAATTCCTACAATATCACTCCAAAATCGACTGAACGCCGACATTTCCTGCTCGCAAATCTCAATGAGCGATTTCGAAAAACTCTTAGCTTGGATTCTCGCAAGATAGAAACCAATCGAGTGCCGCTGAGTCTGCCGAAGGAAACTCGGCCTAAATCACTTGTTAACACTAGTAATATTTGCGTGCAGCAATTTAAAACCGGCGATCCATTCGCGAATACTAATTTTGATAAGACTAACCAACCTAAGAAGAAGCGGAAATCGTTTTTCTCACTTGACGCATTCTTCGATAAAAAGTCTGACACGTCATCCGTAGATGACTATTGCTCCTCTAAATATAAACGTTTTGAGTTGGAAAGCGACGACTCACCGCTTTTCAGGCGTGACCTCTCCAAAAACCGCGAGAAAACGCCAGACCTTCTCAATCTTCCTGTGATCATTGACTCAGTTCGGAAAAAACAATCAGATACTAAAAGGCAGTTGGAGAAATTAGAAAGCCATTTCTATAggagtttaaataaacaaacggTTATAGACGCGGTCCCTAAAGACGCAACCGACGTACAAGGCCCAAGCGGACATACCAATCACATATACGTCGACGATGACGACGTAGAATATATTGAGCCTATACGCAGCAACTTTACCAGTCAAAGCACGCTTATTCTAGATAAAAATCTAACTGGAGATCTCACTTTGAAGCCTGATTCTATTCTAACTATTAACACAGATGAAACTGACATAAAACTACCTAGTTCGACCGTTTCTCCTAAGTCTAATGAAGTTAGGATTATTGATAATGATCTGGACAGCATAGGTGCTTATGAAGTGGAGGTGAAGGAATCTGACTTGCTTAAAGCCTGTGCTAAGGAACTGACTGTTAAAGTCATGGACAAATCCGTGGACTCGATTGGCAGTTGCTCGCTAGACGTGGACGCTAGCACAGACTTCTCAg ATACAACATCCGGTAGTCTGAACCTGCTGACGCCGTCATCCACCACCAGCCGCATCCGGGACTTCACCTCCCGCATCCAGGAGCGAGCCTCCGCGCAGCCCTTCAGCAGCCCCCGCCCCACCCCCATCATCACCCCTGCCCGCACCCCCGAGGACCTCACTCCCACCCCGAAGAGATCTGACAACTTACTCAAACCACCCCCTAAAGTACACGTCGACTCGGGGAGCCATCGCTCAAGAGGACACCATAAGAAGCGAGACGAAATACCACATAAAAAACCTTCTTACTTAAATCTAGCTTGCTCCGTCAACGGATATACTAATTTAACTACTTATGACTCAAAATTAAGACAGGATATCAATAAAAGCCGGGAAGCTTCACCTATAAGACCTATTACACACACTTACCAGTACAAAAGCGAAAATAACTCCCTCCTGGTCCCGGTTCCAGTCAGCGCAAATAAGCTGTTGGTCCCCACCTTCGGACCTCATGATACTCGCGCCGATTTGACAGCGAAAGCGCCTGCCAAGGCGCACACGGACCCTTACCTCGCCACGTCACCGTTACATGCGTTCATGGCGGCCGAAAACAAGCAACTCAAGAACGACTTCCTAGGCCCAAGCATGACGACGACCAGCAGAACTTTCATGTCCACAGAAAGCAAGTCCTTCGCGACTGCCATGCTTCACAAGACCGACGAAGTTGACAATGCTACCTTCAAGTCCAGCTATTCTGAAACTAACTTCAGAAAAACCACGAGTAATGGAAAGGAGTCGCGATTCATGAATTCTGAATCTTATACCATCTCATCTAACGGAGTCTCTAAGAGGATGGAAATTACGAAGGAGAATGGAGAGACTTTAACAAGTCCTATGAAGAGCTTTATACAGCAGCGAGTTGAAAGACTCTACGGTCCAGGAGCTTTAGCTCAAGGCTTCTTCAATCAAAAACGCCAATCCAGGAGCGAAGAAGAAGAATCTAGAATACTCACTGAGAAATCTTTGAATTGTTCTAGAGAATACTCACACAGGCGATCTAGTGATGAAAGCGATTTTAGTACCAATGGAGATGAGCCTAATTTACCTGTCCTAAGGCATTTGAGGCCCGAGTTCCGAGCCCAACTGCCTATATTGTCTCCAAAGAAGAATTTCAAGGCCGAATCCCCGCAGAAGGCAGACATTCCCAAGCCCGAAAAGACTGAAGATGTGAAAGTGGTAACCAATGGTGTATCTGTGATAAGTTTAGACAGTTCCGAATTAGTTAACGAAGTGAAGGACTCCAATGGTGTGAGTGTGAATGGGGGGGAGGTGGTGGAGGATGCCCACTACTTCTTGGACCTGGAGAAGAAAGAGACTGAACGGCTGATCGCTTTGGCGGTTACAGCTGAGAAGGAGTTGGAGAATTTAAAG GAGGGCGAGGTGAGCGAGGAGGTGCTGGGGTTGCTCCGCTCAGCGTCGGGCAAGGCGCGCCTGCTGGCTACACAGAAGATGCAGCAATTCCAAG GCCTCTGCTACAACAACATAAACTCGCGCGGTGACGAACAGTTCCCCACTACCGTGTCAGATCTTCGAGGGTTCTGGGACATGGTGTGTCTGCAAGTTCGTCATGTGGATGCCCTGTTTGAACAGCTGGCTGTGCTAAAGAGTAATGGATGGAGAGAG CCGTCTCCCGTGACGGCGGCGCGCTCCACACCGgccgcggcgccggcgcgcgcgcggccccgcgccgcgccgccgcagcCCCAGAACGAGAAGGCGCGCCTGGCGGCCGAGAAGCGCGAGGCCGACAGGAAGGCCATGCTGGAACACAGGAG GCGCGTTGCACGCGAGAGGCagctggcggcggcggcgggcccgAGCCGGCAGCAACACATGGGCCTCGAGGGCAGCCAG GAAGTGGAGATATTCGTGGGCAAAACCAGCAAGCCGTCGAAGGTGCAGCCCCTGGGCGACTGCCGGAGCAACCAGTCCGAAGACTCCATTCAGAGCTGA
- the LOC133531911 gene encoding uncharacterized protein LOC133531911 isoform X1, translating into MGKKRKNSAKKGGNRFFRWIRSDLPDEEDKKSPVLLLGVNKISDSPFVRRRSTEPHTSGSIRFFRPPKSKYTRGLHGDERLEKIRQDLQTHKQRPERYIPDKHEVSLEPEDKNCLRLSCVGNCICDRKRSSNRGSFSFHRPDRTSESFNTERKDSESDIEFKYTEHIPDTEPCTSKQNSYNITPKSTERRHFLLANLNERFRKTLSLDSRKIETNRVPLSLPKETRPKSLVNTSNICVQQFKTGDPFANTNFDKTNQPKKKRKSFFSLDAFFDKKSDTSSVDDYCSSKYKRFELESDDSPLFRRDLSKNREKTPDLLNLPVIIDSVRKKQSDTKRQLEKLESHFYRSLNKQTVIDAVPKDATDVQGPSGHTNHIYVDDDDVEYIEPIRSNFTSQSTLILDKNLTGDLTLKPDSILTINTDETDIKLPSSTVSPKSNEVRIIDNDLDSIGAYEVEVKESDLLKACAKELTVKVMDKSVDSIGSCSLDVDASTDFSDTTSGSLNLLTPSSTTSRIRDFTSRIQERASAQPFSSPRPTPIITPARTPEDLTPTPKRSDNLLKPPPKVHVDSGSHRSRGHHKKRDEIPHKKPSYLNLACSVNGYTNLTTYDSKLRQDINKSREASPIRPITHTYQYKSENNSLLVPVPVSANKLLVPTFGPHDTRADLTAKAPAKAHTDPYLATSPLHAFMAAENKQLKNDFLGPSMTTTSRTFMSTESKSFATAMLHKTDEVDNATFKSSYSETNFRKTTSNGKESRFMNSESYTISSNGVSKRMEITKENGETLTSPMKSFIQQRVERLYGPGALAQGFFNQKRQSRSEEEESRILTEKSLNCSREYSHRRSSDESDFSTNGDEPNLPVLRHLRPEFRAQLPILSPKKNFKAESPQKADIPKPEKTEDVKVVTNGVSVISLDSSELVNEVKDSNGVSVNGGEVVEDAHYFLDLEKKETERLIALAVTAEKELENLKEGEVSEEVLGLLRSASGKARLLATQKMQQFQGLCYNNINSRGDEQFPTTVSDLRGFWDMVCLQVRHVDALFEQLAVLKSNGWREVIINIYSENSSPSPSPTF; encoded by the exons ATGGGGAAAAAGAGAAAGAATAGCGCTAAGAAAGGAGGCAACAGATTTTTTCGCTGGATCAGGag cGACTTACCAGATGAAGAGGACAAGAAATCCCCCGTCCTGCTCTTAGGCGTGAACAAAATATCCGATTCACCGTTTGTTCGTCGACGATCCACCGAACCTCACACATCTGGCTCCATCCGGTTCTTCAGACCCCCCAAGTCCAAGTACACCCGTGGTCTCCATGGAGACGAAAGGCTGGAGAAGATCAGGCAAGACCTTCAGACACACAAGCAAAGACCTGAGAGGTACATTCCAGATAAACATGAAGTGTCTTTAGAGCCTGAAGACAAAAACTGTCTCAGACTCAGCTGCGTCGGTAATTGTATCTGTGATAGAAAGAGATCATCCAACCGAGGCTCTTTCTCTTTTCATCGGCCCGACCGAACTTCAGAAAGCTTTAACACTGAGAGAAAAGACTCAGAAAGCGATATCGAGTTTAAATATACCGAGCACATTCCTGATACTGAACCTTGTACAAGTAAACAAAATTCCTACAATATCACTCCAAAATCGACTGAACGCCGACATTTCCTGCTCGCAAATCTCAATGAGCGATTTCGAAAAACTCTTAGCTTGGATTCTCGCAAGATAGAAACCAATCGAGTGCCGCTGAGTCTGCCGAAGGAAACTCGGCCTAAATCACTTGTTAACACTAGTAATATTTGCGTGCAGCAATTTAAAACCGGCGATCCATTCGCGAATACTAATTTTGATAAGACTAACCAACCTAAGAAGAAGCGGAAATCGTTTTTCTCACTTGACGCATTCTTCGATAAAAAGTCTGACACGTCATCCGTAGATGACTATTGCTCCTCTAAATATAAACGTTTTGAGTTGGAAAGCGACGACTCACCGCTTTTCAGGCGTGACCTCTCCAAAAACCGCGAGAAAACGCCAGACCTTCTCAATCTTCCTGTGATCATTGACTCAGTTCGGAAAAAACAATCAGATACTAAAAGGCAGTTGGAGAAATTAGAAAGCCATTTCTATAggagtttaaataaacaaacggTTATAGACGCGGTCCCTAAAGACGCAACCGACGTACAAGGCCCAAGCGGACATACCAATCACATATACGTCGACGATGACGACGTAGAATATATTGAGCCTATACGCAGCAACTTTACCAGTCAAAGCACGCTTATTCTAGATAAAAATCTAACTGGAGATCTCACTTTGAAGCCTGATTCTATTCTAACTATTAACACAGATGAAACTGACATAAAACTACCTAGTTCGACCGTTTCTCCTAAGTCTAATGAAGTTAGGATTATTGATAATGATCTGGACAGCATAGGTGCTTATGAAGTGGAGGTGAAGGAATCTGACTTGCTTAAAGCCTGTGCTAAGGAACTGACTGTTAAAGTCATGGACAAATCCGTGGACTCGATTGGCAGTTGCTCGCTAGACGTGGACGCTAGCACAGACTTCTCAg ATACAACATCCGGTAGTCTGAACCTGCTGACGCCGTCATCCACCACCAGCCGCATCCGGGACTTCACCTCCCGCATCCAGGAGCGAGCCTCCGCGCAGCCCTTCAGCAGCCCCCGCCCCACCCCCATCATCACCCCTGCCCGCACCCCCGAGGACCTCACTCCCACCCCGAAGAGATCTGACAACTTACTCAAACCACCCCCTAAAGTACACGTCGACTCGGGGAGCCATCGCTCAAGAGGACACCATAAGAAGCGAGACGAAATACCACATAAAAAACCTTCTTACTTAAATCTAGCTTGCTCCGTCAACGGATATACTAATTTAACTACTTATGACTCAAAATTAAGACAGGATATCAATAAAAGCCGGGAAGCTTCACCTATAAGACCTATTACACACACTTACCAGTACAAAAGCGAAAATAACTCCCTCCTGGTCCCGGTTCCAGTCAGCGCAAATAAGCTGTTGGTCCCCACCTTCGGACCTCATGATACTCGCGCCGATTTGACAGCGAAAGCGCCTGCCAAGGCGCACACGGACCCTTACCTCGCCACGTCACCGTTACATGCGTTCATGGCGGCCGAAAACAAGCAACTCAAGAACGACTTCCTAGGCCCAAGCATGACGACGACCAGCAGAACTTTCATGTCCACAGAAAGCAAGTCCTTCGCGACTGCCATGCTTCACAAGACCGACGAAGTTGACAATGCTACCTTCAAGTCCAGCTATTCTGAAACTAACTTCAGAAAAACCACGAGTAATGGAAAGGAGTCGCGATTCATGAATTCTGAATCTTATACCATCTCATCTAACGGAGTCTCTAAGAGGATGGAAATTACGAAGGAGAATGGAGAGACTTTAACAAGTCCTATGAAGAGCTTTATACAGCAGCGAGTTGAAAGACTCTACGGTCCAGGAGCTTTAGCTCAAGGCTTCTTCAATCAAAAACGCCAATCCAGGAGCGAAGAAGAAGAATCTAGAATACTCACTGAGAAATCTTTGAATTGTTCTAGAGAATACTCACACAGGCGATCTAGTGATGAAAGCGATTTTAGTACCAATGGAGATGAGCCTAATTTACCTGTCCTAAGGCATTTGAGGCCCGAGTTCCGAGCCCAACTGCCTATATTGTCTCCAAAGAAGAATTTCAAGGCCGAATCCCCGCAGAAGGCAGACATTCCCAAGCCCGAAAAGACTGAAGATGTGAAAGTGGTAACCAATGGTGTATCTGTGATAAGTTTAGACAGTTCCGAATTAGTTAACGAAGTGAAGGACTCCAATGGTGTGAGTGTGAATGGGGGGGAGGTGGTGGAGGATGCCCACTACTTCTTGGACCTGGAGAAGAAAGAGACTGAACGGCTGATCGCTTTGGCGGTTACAGCTGAGAAGGAGTTGGAGAATTTAAAG GAGGGCGAGGTGAGCGAGGAGGTGCTGGGGTTGCTCCGCTCAGCGTCGGGCAAGGCGCGCCTGCTGGCTACACAGAAGATGCAGCAATTCCAAG GCCTCTGCTACAACAACATAAACTCGCGCGGTGACGAACAGTTCCCCACTACCGTGTCAGATCTTCGAGGGTTCTGGGACATGGTGTGTCTGCAAGTTCGTCATGTGGATGCCCTGTTTGAACAGCTGGCTGTGCTAAAGAGTAATGGATGGAGAGAGGTAATTATCAACATATACTCAGAGAACAGTTCCCCATCACCATCTCCGACTTTCTAA